A window of the Zeugodacus cucurbitae isolate PBARC_wt_2022May chromosome 2, idZeuCucr1.2, whole genome shotgun sequence genome harbors these coding sequences:
- the LOC105216789 gene encoding putative OPA3-like protein CG13603 — protein MAIGAFPAAKLGVLAIKQISKPIANVIKSNAKQSPIFRKYVCMPPAQLYNWVEVKTKMWALNLGKPVAVPPLNEAMAIELGANLLGEAIIFVIGAAVLIFEYTRQSNNEAKKQELMRQEKAELSLTLAEMGFRLERQDAQIREMTRALADLESRNIFKWTRETIAEYQPFNPNTPDQTNTVVKDFEGDYDPNGGLLYRALNFLETHVFVDGRKSKETTLPAAVSNELDIKPYVHVENEEVQNNVTTKQQLKMSQAQ, from the exons ATGGCGATTGGCGCTTTTCCCGCCGCCAAATTAGGTGTTTTGGCCATAAAACAGATCAGCAAACCCATAGCTAATGTTATAAAAAGTAACGCCAAGCAGAGTcccatatttcgaaaatatgtttgtatgccacCGGCTCAGT TATACAATTGGGTTGAAGTAAAAACGAAAATGTGGGCGCTGAATTTGGGCAAGCCTGTAGCAGTACCACCACTAAACGAGGCTATGGCTATTGAATTGGGCGCCAATTTGTTAGGTGAAGCCATTATTTTTGTGATAGGTGCAGCAGTGCTTATATTCGAATATACACG TCAATCTAACAATGAGGCGAAAAAGCAAGAACTAATGCGGCAGGAAAAAGCCGAACTATCATTAACACTGGCCGAAATGGGATTCCGTTTAGAACGCCAAGATGCACAAATTAGAGAAATGACACGAGCGCTAGCAGATTTAG AATCACGTAATATATTCAAATGGACCCGTGAAACAATTGCTGAATACCAGCCTTTCAATCCAAATACTCCCGATCAAACCAATACCGTTGTAAAAGACTTCGAAGGGGATTATGATCCGAACGGTGGCCTACTGTATAGAGCATTAAATTTCTTAGAGACGCATGTTTTTGTGGACGGACGTAAGAGCAAAGAAACGACTCTGCCTGCAGCAGTTAGCAACGAATTAGACATCAAACCGTACGTACATGTGGAAAACGAAGAAGTACAAAATAATGttacaacaaagcaacaacttaAAATGTCACAAGCGCAGTGA